One region of Anthonomus grandis grandis chromosome 22, icAntGran1.3, whole genome shotgun sequence genomic DNA includes:
- the LOC126748179 gene encoding uncharacterized protein LOC126748179, with the protein MNDSIVQKYDNLKTYVNKFWVRKEEWCLCFRKNVMTRGNNTNNFVESSIRIFKDIVLQRCKAFNMCALVDFIVNVFESYHKIHILLFANNRSTKNNFLYMKFCGKIQNMNVEKINEYMYSVSSNADQSLIYTVDIDLAMCNCPVCPYGSSGKFCKHLCAVQEKCGIVFKKAPLLTTNDKKTLAKLSLGYDVSEDFFENMDASSKECDIKNNNSNKEESHHEISSITITQTEDGEVIEKKHLSAIEELNLNFIRLTKMASENRSVDLTNSIIKLNGALNKIKTPSQLATFFCNVRKTRHSANIGVQPGSISRRKKRPGLTSGAKRVQSGRPSTQEGAITKKRKRNLGKSITENIPNAKSHGRH; encoded by the coding sequence atgaaTGACAGTATCGTTCAGAAATATGATAACCTAAAAACTTACGTAAACAAATTTTGGGTACGAAAGGAAGAATGGTGTTtgtgttttagaaaaaatgtgatGACGAGGGGGAACAACACAAACAATTTCGTAGAATCTTCAATACGCATATTCAAAGACATCGTTTTACAACGATGCAAAGCATTTAATATGTGTGCCTTAGTCGATTTTATAGTCAATGTTTTTGAGTCATACCATAAAATACACATCTTATTATTTGCCAATAATCGATCaacgaaaaataattttctgtacATGAAATTTTGtggcaaaattcaaaatatgaatgtagaaaaaattaatgaatacaTGTATTCAGTAAGTAGTAATGCAGACCAATCTTTAATATACACAGTGGATATCGATTTAGCAATGTGCAACTGTCCTGTTTGTCCTTATGGCTCTAGCGGTAAGTTTTGTAAACACCTTTGTGCTGTTCAAGAAAAATGtggtatagtttttaaaaaggcTCCGTTATTAActacaaatgataaaaaaacacTTGCTAAGCTAAGTCTCGGATATGACGTTTCTGAagatttctttgaaaatatggATGCTAGCTCTAAGGAATgtgatatcaaaaataataacagcAATAAAGAAGAAAGTCATCATGAGATATCTTCAATAACCATTACGCAAACGGAAGATGGCGAAGTTATTGAAAAGAAACATTTGTCCGCTATTGAagagctaaatttaaatttcataaggCTTACAAAAATGGCTTCAGAAAATAGATCTGTTGATTTAACAAAttcaattataaaattgaatggggctctaaataaaataaaaacaccttCACAACTGGCAACGTTTTTTTGTAACGTCAGAAAAACGCGACATTCCGCAAATATAGGAGTGCAACCTGGATCAATTAGCAGGCGTAAAAAAAGACCAGGCCTTACTTCTGGAGCCAAGAGAGTTCAGTCGGGAAGACCCTCAACTCAGGAAGGGGCAATTACTAAAAAACGTAAACGAAATTTGGGAAAAAGTATCACAGAAAATATCCCAAATGCTAAATCACACGGTAGACATTAA